The sequence TGGACCTGTTCGGCGATGGTCATGAATTCGTCCATGTCCTTCGCGCCCCATACCCATTGCACGTGGGCCCAGTAGTGCGGCACCGGGAAGTTGCCTTCCTTTTCCAGGCGGCGCTTCTGTACGTCGCGCCAGTCGTGGTTCGCGCCCCAGACCACGCCGCAGGCGAAGCGCGGCTCGAAGGCCACTGCGCGCGGGCAGTAGTAGCCGCCGAGGGATACGCCTTCCAGGCCGATGCGCTTGGCGTCGATTTCGGCACGGGTCTCCAGCCAGTCGACCACGCGGCTGGCCCAGTGCTCGCTGTCGTAGCGCGCGGTCAGGCCGTGCAGGCGCAGGGCTTCGCCGGTGCCGGGCTGGTCGATGATCAGCGAGGACACGCCGCGCTTCGCCAGCCAGGCGGGCAGGCCGACGCGGTATTTCATTTCCTTGGTCGAATCCAGGCCGTTGACCTGCACCAGGATCGGCGCCGGGCCTTCGACGCCTTCGGCGCGCACGTAGAGGCCGGAAATGTGCTTGCCTTCGTAGGGAATCTCGACGCGCTCGCAGTTCTCCTTCGACAGCGCGATGCCGCGCGCGAAGGTTTGCAGGAAGCGCTGGTACAGGGCCTCGCGGCCCGGCGCGCCGTGGGCTTGCAGGCGTTCGCAGGTGAGGTAGTAGGTGGCGGCGCGGTTGTACTTCTCGCCGGCCGAGAACAGGCGGCCGGCGGCTTCGTCTTCCTCGGCCAGGCCGCAGAGCTTGTCGGCCATCTTCGACCAGGTCTCGCGGAAGGCCTGGGTGCCGGCGGCGTCGGGCTGCTTGGCGGCCTCCTGCAGCGGCGCGCACATTTCCTCGATCTCGCCCAGGCGGGCGCCCATCTCGATGGCGAGGTCCACCGAGAGGTTCCAGACGTAGTTGGTGGGGAAGTAGCGGAACATTTCTTCTTGTCCTTTTCCGTGCGTGACTGCGGCGCCCGATGGAACTGCACAGGCAAGGGGGCGCGGTTGCTCAGCACGTTAGGGAGCG is a genomic window of Pseudomonas knackmussii B13 containing:
- a CDS encoding alpha/beta hydrolase family protein — translated: MFRYFPTNYVWNLSVDLAIEMGARLGEIEEMCAPLQEAAKQPDAAGTQAFRETWSKMADKLCGLAEEDEAAGRLFSAGEKYNRAATYYLTCERLQAHGAPGREALYQRFLQTFARGIALSKENCERVEIPYEGKHISGLYVRAEGVEGPAPILVQVNGLDSTKEMKYRVGLPAWLAKRGVSSLIIDQPGTGEALRLHGLTARYDSEHWASRVVDWLETRAEIDAKRIGLEGVSLGGYYCPRAVAFEPRFACGVVWGANHDWRDVQKRRLEKEGNFPVPHYWAHVQWVWGAKDMDEFMTIAEQVHLDGVLDRIKVPFLVTHGEKDSQIPLKWAHRTYEQLVNSPKRELKIFTDREGGVQHSSFDNSINAGQYIADWVAETLGGRTA